One window of Nymphaea colorata isolate Beijing-Zhang1983 chromosome 11, ASM883128v2, whole genome shotgun sequence genomic DNA carries:
- the LOC116263894 gene encoding peroxisomal membrane protein PMP22-like, translated as MATAGGIAKKGWQYYHYQLQTNPLLTKALTVGVLAGCSDSISQKLSGIQRLQFKRLLLKVLYGFAYGGPFGHFFHKIMDIIFQGKKDNKTAAKKVLIEQLTSSPWNNVLFMIYYGVVVEGRPWFQVKTRIKKDYPSVQLTAWMFWPLVGWINHRYMPLQFRVMFHSFVACGWGIFLNLRARTMYLKLRDM; from the exons ATGGCGACAGCGGGAGGCATAGCTAAGAAAGGATGGCAATATTACCACTACCAGCTACAAACTAATCCCCTGCTTAccaag GCTTTGACAGTCGGCGTTCTGGCAGGATGTAGCGATTCTATCTCGCAGAAGCTCTCCGGCATCCAGAGGCTTCAATTCAAACGGTTGCTTCTCAAAGTG TTGTATGGATTTGCATATGGAGGACCGTTTGGCCACTTCTTCCACAAGATAATGGATAttatttttcaaggaaaaaaagacaataaaacAGCAGCCAAAAAG GTTCTGATCGAACAGCTAACTTCTTCACCATGGAACAATGTGCTGTTTATGATATACTATGGTGTGGTTGTGGAAG GAAGGCCATGGTTTCAGGTTAAAACCAGAATTAAGAAAGATTATCCGTCAGTTCAGTTGACTGCTTGGATG TTTTGGCCCCTAGTTGGTTGGATAAATCACAGATATATGCCTTTGCAATTCCGTGTTATGTTCCATAGTTTTGTTGCGTGCGGCTG GGGCATATTTCTGAATCTTCGTGCACGAACAATGTACTTGAAGTTGAGAGACATGTAA
- the LOC116264104 gene encoding transcriptional corepressor LEUNIG_HOMOLOG-like, which translates to MAGTDMSKILDAYILDYMMKKNLHASASTFMKEGKVPKRSAVDVIDAPAGFLLEWWSVFWDIFLARTNAKCSDAAASYLKQLKEKDKQIQCDIPNLQMMHELRQQQTPDMCSSPFIVCSGPGIPEHISRQPAASTRLYAELPRHGYAQQLDCSAYLDASQKLVTDHSRDVAQVSRRNLSMASGGLYLPPSQASSNIGDTNLAKNDKTGSLDPALCGIPADMQSRSRPLTDMSPGIKPLPLNGGPLMGSDHFQLHSAWVSPMQRPDRLQQSQLLMHLQQRQQLTDAPENCRSMFTANCSQPGKGSPIQLPSQLIGAVSDNQAVYRPVGQQVRQDQGPPLENCRKRKKSENLGTAKSAGMDDFTGASFTSALSSGHRKSAGNASGHSGMSRKNQPHVSVGMRGNTHPLEQLENLDNCHAATSLEDDVDSFLSHDYENAVDSLVGTSKRNSDPLNVDSLSEVACLRSSNSKVVCCSFSSDGKLLASAGHDKKVLLWNMDTLETKSLPDVHALLITDVRFRPNSTYLATSSFDRTLRLWNAAEPLHSVGSLSGHMTQVMSLDFHPTNEDLLCSCDANGEIRFWSVKDSTTHCILKGGASKVRFQPGSGHFFAAGADNVVNVFDVESHICESSLKGHGKDVRSICWNWDGKVLASVSEDCVRVWPMTAKRGESTHKLRSNGNKFQSCVFHPAHTHVLVVSGYQSIELWDLVADRVTTVAAHDGIIAGLAQSPVTGMIATASHDKCVKLWK; encoded by the exons ATGGCTGGCACAGACATGAGCAAGAT CCTTGATGCTTATATCCTGGATTACATGATGAAGAAGAATCTCCATGCATCGGCTAGTACGTTCATGAAAGAAGGGAAGGTTCCCAAACGTTCTGCTGTTGATG TAATTGATGCTCCTGCTGGGTTCTTATTGGAATGGTGGTCTGTTTTCTGGGACATATTCCTGGCAAGAACAAATGCAAAATGTTCGGATGCTGCTGCTTCATATCTCAAG CAATTAAAGGAGAAAGACAAACAAATTCAATGTGATATTCCGAATCTTCAAATGATGCATGAACTGAGACAACAACAGACTCCAGACATGTGTTCTTCGCCTTTTATTGTTTGCTCAGGCCCAGGGATTCCTGAGCACATATCGAGACAGCCAGCTGCCTCCACAAGACTTTATGCAGAGTTACCTAGACATGGTTATGCACAACAGTTAGATTGTTCTGCCTATCTTGATGCTTCTCAAAAGCTTGTGACTGACCATTCTCG GGATGTAGCCCAAGTTTCAAGAAGGAACCTCTCTATGGCTTCAGGAGGTCTGTACCTTCCCCCTTCACAGGCATCT AGCAACATAGGTGATACAAATTTGgctaaaaatgacaaaactgGATCTTTGGATCCAGCATTGTGTGGTATACCAGCAGACATGCAGTCAAGATCTAGACCTCTAACAG ATATGAGTCCGGGGATTAAGCCACTGCCTCTCAATGGTGGGCCTTTAATG GGAAGTGACCATTTTCAACTGCACTCAGCATGGGTCTCTCCTATGCAAAGGCCTGACAGATTACAGCAGTCTCAGCTGTTGATGCATCTTCAACAACGACAGCAGTTGACTGATGCTCCTGAAAATTGTAGATCTATGTTCACAGCAAATTGTTCTCAACCAGGCAAAG GTTCTCCTATTCAACTTCCTTCGCAATTGATTGGTGCAGTTTCAGACAACCAAGCAGTATATCGCCCAGTG GGACAACAGGTTCGACAAGACCAAGGACCACCACTAGAG AATTGCCGTAAGCGGAAAAAATCTGAGAATCTTGGAACTGCAAAAAGTGCTGGTATGGATGATTTTACAGGTGCTTCCTTCACCTCAGCACTGTCATCTGGTCATAGGAAGTCTGCAGGGAATGCATCGGGGCATAGTGGCATGTCAAGGAAGAATCAGCCGCATGTTTCTGTTGGAATGAGAGGAAATACACACCCTTTAGAGCAGCTG GAAAACTTGGACAATTGTCACGCTGCTACCTCTTTAGAGGATGATGTCGACTCATTTCTTTCACACGATTATGAGAATGCTGTTGATTCTTTAGTTGGCACATCAAAAAGGAACTCTGATCCCCTAAATG tgGATTCATTGTCTGAAGTTGCCTGCCTTCGTTCAAGCAATAGTAAGGTTGTTTGCTGCAGTTTTTCATCTGATGGAAAACTGTTAGCTAGTGCGGGTCATGACAAGAAG GTTCTTCTTTGGAACATGGATACCCTGGAGACCAAGAGCTTACCAGATGTGCACGCACTGTTGATCACAGATGTCCGATTTAGGCCTAACTCAACATACTTAGCGACATCCTCATTTGACAGGACCTTGCGTTTATGGAATGCAGCAGAA CCACTCCATTCTGTAGGCAGCCTTTCTGGGCATATGACACAGGTGATGTCATTGGACTTTCATCCAACAAATGAAGATCTTCTGTGTTCATGTGATGCTAATGGAGAAATCCGCTTTTGGAGTGTCAAAGACTCTACCACCCACTGTATCCTCAAG GGTGGTGCTTCAAAAGTGAGATTTCAACCTGGTTCTGGTCATTTTTTTGCCGCTGGAGCTGACAACGTGGTCAATGTATTTGATGTGGAATCTCACATCTGTGAATCTTCCCTGAAG GGCCATGGGAAGGATGTTCGCTCAATCTGCTGGAACTGGGATGGTAAAGTTTTAGCATCTGTAAGTGAGGATTGTGTGAGGGTTTGGCCGATGACAGCAAAACGTGGAGAAAGTACACATAAGCTGAGATCTAATGGCAACAAGTTCCAATCATGTGTATTCCATCCAGCTCACACGCACGTCCTTGTTGTGAGTGGTTATCAG TCAATCGAACTGTGGGACCTTGTGGCTGATCGGGTGACAACAGTGGCCGCCCACGATGGTATTATTGCTGGTTTGGCACAGTCACCGGTCACCGGAATGATTGCAACAGCCAGTCATGACAAGTGCGTGAAGCTCTGGAAATAA
- the LOC116264835 gene encoding uncharacterized protein ECU03_1610-like — translation MALIRSVAGVNLRYCVPQRLGAFSSSLLSRKSSRLTFRAASNSHLEEKNGGCEEREAKEKAKEAAERGKEAVKEGKEKAQGKGRETMEEAKMRAEEAKAEGSETVEQANERTSEAADAAREKGSEVAEKAKQKTGEATERLSEMADRTKEGLKEGKDSTKETVQESMDAAKRRADEAGRSASETAARGRERASSAAEAVRDKAWETAESAEKKTREGAQNLGEKAKQGAQSAWEAAKGATEKIKETIVGKGEEAKEQADEAGEEARRRAQRERIDTDYSGN, via the exons ATGGCGTTGATCAGATCCGTGGCCGGCGTCAACTTGAGGTACTGCGTTCCTCAACGTCTCGGtgccttctcttcctctcttctcagCCGGAAATCTAGCAGGCTGACCTTCCGGGCCGCGTCCAACTCGCACCTTGAG gagaaaaatggagggTGCGAAGAAAGAGAGGCAAAGGAGAAAGCGAAGGAAGCCGCGGAGAGGGGCAAGGAGGCAGtgaaggaagggaaagagaaggCTCAGGGGAAGGGCCGAGAGACCATGGAGGAGGCGAAGATGCGGGCGGAGGAGGCGAAGGCCGAGGGATCGGAGACGGTGGAGCAGGCGAACGAGCGAACGTCGGAGGCGGCGGATGCTGCGAGAGAGAAAGGATCGGAAGTAGCGGAGAAGGCGAAGCAGAAGACGGGGGAGGCGACGGAACGGCTGTCGGAGATGGCGGACAGGACGAAGGAGGGGTTGAAGGAGGGCAAGGACAGCACGAAGGAGACGGTGCAGGAGAGCATGGACGCGGCGAAGAGGCGTGCGGACGAGGCCGGGAGGTCTGCGTCGGAGACGGCGGCTAGGGGGAGGGAGAGGGCGTCGTCTGCTGCCGAGGCTGTGAGGGACAAGGCGTGGGAGACGGCGGAAAGCGCGGAGAAGAAGACCAGGGAGGGGGCACAGAACCTCGGGGAGAAGGCGAAGCAGGGGGCTCAGAGCGCGTGGGAGGCGGCGAAGGGAGCGACAGAGAAGATCAAGGAGACCATCGTGGGGAAGGGGGAGGAGGCGAAGGAGCAAGCCGACGAGGCGGGTGAGGAAGCAAGGCGACGTGCTCAGAGGGAGAGGATTGATACAGACTACAGTGGAAACTAg